Proteins encoded within one genomic window of Ranitomeya variabilis isolate aRanVar5 chromosome 4, aRanVar5.hap1, whole genome shotgun sequence:
- the SLC18A3 gene encoding vesicular acetylcholine transporter: MASENTPGTAKSAVEKLSNAMGERTKQIGSAMKEAHHLRRLILFIVCVALFLDNMLYMVIVPIIPDYIQSMRLHSEKHFREINSSSSYSNKSIIRPTYPTENEDIKIGVLFASKAILQLLVNPLSGTFIDRVGYDIPLFIGLIVMFFSTVIFAFAENYATLFVARSLQGLGSAFADTSGIAMIADKYTEEAERSKALGIALAFISFGSLVAPPFGGILYQFVGKRVPFLILACISLIDGILLLVVIKPFANRTRENMPVGTPIHRLMIDPYIAVVAGALTTCNIPLAFLEPTIATWMKTTMGASEWQMGLTWLPAFFPHVLGVYITVKLAANYPQYQWFYGAIGMVIIGASSCTVPACKNFEQLIIPLCGLCFGIALVDTALLPTLALLVDLRHVSVYGSVYAIADISYSVAYALGPIVASQIVHTMGFTQLNLGMGLANVLYAPALLFLRNVCQMKPSHSERNILLDEGPKGLYDTIKMEERRAKSNKGLHKGEHIQDNTMDTYNGAQTGKYMSDEESSDYEYS; encoded by the coding sequence ATGGCTTCAGAAAATACACCAGGGACTGCCAAGTCTGCAGTGGAGAAACTATCCAATGCCATGGGTGAAAGAACTAAACAAATAGGCTCAGCCATGAAAGAAGCCCACCACCTGAGGAGACTCATCCTGTTCATTGTCTGTGTGGCACTTTTTCTTGATAATATGCTTTACATGGTGATAGTACCAATCATCCCAGACTATATACAAAGTATGAGGCTGCATAGTGAAAAACACTTTAGAGAAATAAATTCTAGTTCATCTTACTCAAATAAATCGATCATCAGACCCACGTACCCAACAGAGAATGAAGACATCAAAATAGGAGTCCTGTTTGCCTCCAAAGCTATTTTACAGCTGCTTGTCAACCCTTTGAGTGGCACTTTTATAGACAGGGTTGGCTATGACATCCCTTTGTTCATTGGACTTATTGTTATGTTCTTTTCCACTGTTATATTTGCTTTTGCAGAAAATTATGCTACACTCTTTGTGGCAAGAAGCCTCCAAGGGTTGGGATCGGCCTTTGCAGATACTTCTGGGATAGCTATGATCGCAGACAAATACACAGAGGAAGCAGAGCGGAGTAAAGCCTTGGGGATAGCCTTAGCATTTATCTCATTCGGGAGTTTGGTTGCCCCCCCTTTTGGAGGCATATTGTACCAGTTTGTGGGTAAAAGAGTGCCGTTCCTCATATTAGCCTGCATTTCCCTCATTGATGGCATACTCTTATTAGTAGTCATAAAACCTTTTGCGAATCGGACTAGAGAAAACATGCCAGTGGGCACACCCATCCACAGACTAATGATTGACCCATATATCGCAGTTGTAGCTGGAGCGCTAACCACCTGTAACATTCCTTTGGCATTTTTGGAGCCCACCATAGCAACCTGGATGAAAACAACTATGGGAGCCTCTGAGTGGCAAATGGGTCTGACTTGGCTGCCAGCTTTTTTCCCTCATGTTCTAGGAGTTTACATCACTGTAAAGCTTGCAGCCAATTACCCTCAATACCAGTGGTTCTATGGTGCTATAGGAATGGTTATAATTGGTGCCAGTTCTTGCACTGTACCAGCCTGTAAAAACTTTGAGCAGCTTATTATCCCCTTGTGTGGTTTATGCTTTGGCATTGCCCTGGTGGATACTGCACTATTACCCACTCTAGCCTTACTTGTAGATCTCCGCCATGTCTCTGTGTATGGAAGTGTCTATGCTATTGCAGATATATCTTACTCTGTGGCTTATGCTCTTGGGCCTATAGTTGCTAGCCAAATTGTGCACACTATGGGTTTCACTCAGCTTAACCTTGGCATGGGACTTGCCAATGTACTATACGCTCCCGCTCTCTTGTTCCTCAGAAACGTGTGCCAAATGAAGCCATCCCACTCAGAAAGAAACATCTTGCTTGACGAGGGACCTAAGGGCTTGTATGATACCATTAAAATGGAAGAGCGCAGGGCAAAGTCCAACAAGGGCTTACATAAAGGTGAACACATACAGGACAATACTATGGACACTTACAACGGAGCCCAAACAGGTAAATACATGTCCGATGAAGAATCCTCCGATTATGAGTATAGCTAG